In one window of Tursiops truncatus isolate mTurTru1 chromosome 5, mTurTru1.mat.Y, whole genome shotgun sequence DNA:
- the PI4K2B gene encoding phosphatidylinositol 4-kinase type 2-beta isoform X1: MAEPSEPGRQASAGGGSLEEEDEEDEEREPLLPRIAWAQPQKGAPGGAVRLEKAVGEEGAASPNQASDRELLLLPRDASFFSSLSLGCLRSSPTNLDRNHPVGSELNTFLDDPEFADVILKAEQAIEFGVYPERISQGSSGSYFVKDPKRNIIGVFKPKSEEPYGHLNPKWTKYVHKVCCPCCFGRGCLLPNQGYLSEAGASLVDEKLHLGIVPKTRVVWLVSETFNYSAIDRAKSRGKKYALEKVPKVGRKFHRIGLPPKIGSFQLFVEGYKEAEYWLRKFEADPLTENIRKQFQSQFERLVILDYLIRNTDRGNDNWLIRYENQKQEDEITETKWTDDKETLIKIAAIDNGLAFPFKHPDEWRAYPFHWAWLPQAKVPFSEEIRNLVLPHISDMNFVQDLCEDLYELFKTDRRFDKATFERQMSVMRGQILNLTQALRDRRSPVQLVQMPCVIVERSQGGGQGRIVHLSNSFTQTVHCRKPFFSSW, encoded by the exons ATGGCGGAGCCCTCCGAGCCCGGGCGGCAGGCGTCCGCGGGCGGCGggagcctggaggaggaggatgagGAGGACGAGGAGCGGGAGCCGCTGCTGCCGCGGATCGCCTGGGCCCAGCCGCAGAAGGGCGCTCCAGGGGGCGCCGTGCGGCTGGAGAAAGCTGTCGGGGAGGAGGGCGCGGCCTCCCCTAACCAGGCCAGTGACCGggaactgctgctgctgcccagggATGcgtctttcttctcttccctgagTTTGGGGTGCCTGCGGAGCTCGCCCACCAACCTGGACCGGAACCACCCCGTGGGTTCAG AGTTGAATACATTCTTGGATGATCCAGAATTTGCTGATGTTATATTGAAAGCAGAGCAAGCAATAGAATTTGGAGTTTATCCAGAAAGAATCTCTCAAGGTTCAAGTGGAAGTTACTTCGTGAAGGATCCTAAGAGG aaCATTATTGGTGTGTTTAAACCCAAATCGGAAGAGCCTTATGGTCACCTGAATCCAAAATGGACCAAATACGTCCATAAGGTCTGCTGCCCTTGCTGCTTTGGCAGAGGCTGCCTGCTTCCTAATCAGGGATACCTTTCCGAAGCTGGTGCCTCCCTTGTGGATGAAAAGCTCCATCTGGGCATTGTACCAAAAACAAGG GTGGTTTGGCTCGTCAGTGAGACATTTAACTACAGTGCAATTGACCGTGCAAAATCTAGAGGCAAAAAGTATGCTTTAGAGAAAGTGCCAAAAGTAGGTAGAAAATTTCATCGGATAGGACTTCCTCCTAAG ATTGGTTCCTTTCAGTTATTTGTTGAAGGTTACAAGGAGGCTGAATATTGGCTTAGGAAATTTGAAGCTGACCCTTTGACTGAGAATATTAGAAAACAATTTCAGTCACAGTTTGAAAGATTAGTTATTTTGGATTACCTCATCAGAAATACAG acAGGGGAAATGATAATTGGTTAATCAGATatgaaaaccagaaacaagaaGATGAAATTACG GAAACAAAATGGACTGATGATAAAGAAACGCTTATTAAAATAGCTGCAATTGATAATGgtctagcatttccttttaaaCATCCTGATGAGTGGAGAGCAT atccattTCACTGGGCTTGGCTTCCTCAAGCAAAAGTTCCTTTttctgaagaaataagaaatttagTTCTGCCACATATTTCTGACATGAACTTTGTGCAAGATTTATGTGAAGATCTTTATGAACTTTTTAAG ACTGACAGAAGATTTGACAAAGCCACTTTTGAAAGGCAGATGTCTGTGATGAGGGGTCAG ATCTTAAACCTTACTCAGGCATTGAGAGACAGGAGGAGTCCTGTCCAGCTAGTACAGATGCCTTGTGTGATTGTGGAGCGCAGTCAAGGTGGAGGTCAGGGTCGGATCGTCCACCTCAGCAATTCATTCACCCAGACTGTCCACTGCAGGaagccttttttttcctcctggtag
- the PI4K2B gene encoding phosphatidylinositol 4-kinase type 2-beta isoform X2, producing the protein MAEPSEPGRQASAGGGSLEEEDEEDEEREPLLPRIAWAQPQKGAPGGAVRLEKAVGEEGAASPNQASDRELLLLPRDASFFSSLSLGCLRSSPTNLDRNHPVGSELNTFLDDPEFADVILKAEQAIEFGVYPERISQGSSGSYFVKDPKRNIIGVFKPKSEEPYGHLNPKWTKYVHKVCCPCCFGRGCLLPNQGYLSEAGASLVDEKLHLGIVPKTRVVWLVSETFNYSAIDRAKSRGKKYALEKVPKVGRKFHRIGLPPKIGSFQLFVEGYKEAEYWLRKFEADPLTENIRKQFQSQFERLVILDYLIRNTDRGNDNWLIRYENQKQEDEITETKWTDDKETLIKIAAIDNGLAFPFKHPDEWRAYLKPYSGIERQEESCPASTDALCDCGAQSRWRSGSDRPPQQFIHPDCPLQEAFFFLLVADVRERNRLALLCCYNITAL; encoded by the exons ATGGCGGAGCCCTCCGAGCCCGGGCGGCAGGCGTCCGCGGGCGGCGggagcctggaggaggaggatgagGAGGACGAGGAGCGGGAGCCGCTGCTGCCGCGGATCGCCTGGGCCCAGCCGCAGAAGGGCGCTCCAGGGGGCGCCGTGCGGCTGGAGAAAGCTGTCGGGGAGGAGGGCGCGGCCTCCCCTAACCAGGCCAGTGACCGggaactgctgctgctgcccagggATGcgtctttcttctcttccctgagTTTGGGGTGCCTGCGGAGCTCGCCCACCAACCTGGACCGGAACCACCCCGTGGGTTCAG AGTTGAATACATTCTTGGATGATCCAGAATTTGCTGATGTTATATTGAAAGCAGAGCAAGCAATAGAATTTGGAGTTTATCCAGAAAGAATCTCTCAAGGTTCAAGTGGAAGTTACTTCGTGAAGGATCCTAAGAGG aaCATTATTGGTGTGTTTAAACCCAAATCGGAAGAGCCTTATGGTCACCTGAATCCAAAATGGACCAAATACGTCCATAAGGTCTGCTGCCCTTGCTGCTTTGGCAGAGGCTGCCTGCTTCCTAATCAGGGATACCTTTCCGAAGCTGGTGCCTCCCTTGTGGATGAAAAGCTCCATCTGGGCATTGTACCAAAAACAAGG GTGGTTTGGCTCGTCAGTGAGACATTTAACTACAGTGCAATTGACCGTGCAAAATCTAGAGGCAAAAAGTATGCTTTAGAGAAAGTGCCAAAAGTAGGTAGAAAATTTCATCGGATAGGACTTCCTCCTAAG ATTGGTTCCTTTCAGTTATTTGTTGAAGGTTACAAGGAGGCTGAATATTGGCTTAGGAAATTTGAAGCTGACCCTTTGACTGAGAATATTAGAAAACAATTTCAGTCACAGTTTGAAAGATTAGTTATTTTGGATTACCTCATCAGAAATACAG acAGGGGAAATGATAATTGGTTAATCAGATatgaaaaccagaaacaagaaGATGAAATTACG GAAACAAAATGGACTGATGATAAAGAAACGCTTATTAAAATAGCTGCAATTGATAATGgtctagcatttccttttaaaCATCCTGATGAGTGGAGAGCAT ATCTTAAACCTTACTCAGGCATTGAGAGACAGGAGGAGTCCTGTCCAGCTAGTACAGATGCCTTGTGTGATTGTGGAGCGCAGTCAAGGTGGAGGTCAGGGTCGGATCGTCCACCTCAGCAATTCATTCACCCAGACTGTCCACTGCAGGaagccttttttttcctcctggtagcagatgtgagagaaagaaacCGTTTGGCATTATTGTGTTGTTACAACATTACCGCCCTGTAA
- the PI4K2B gene encoding phosphatidylinositol 4-kinase type 2-beta isoform X3 produces the protein MKQEGNSDAEKPENTSIWKEAENRGDLGEHEMIFSYLKGYPWEERKLNTFLDDPEFADVILKAEQAIEFGVYPERISQGSSGSYFVKDPKRNIIGVFKPKSEEPYGHLNPKWTKYVHKVCCPCCFGRGCLLPNQGYLSEAGASLVDEKLHLGIVPKTRVVWLVSETFNYSAIDRAKSRGKKYALEKVPKVGRKFHRIGLPPKIGSFQLFVEGYKEAEYWLRKFEADPLTENIRKQFQSQFERLVILDYLIRNTDRGNDNWLIRYENQKQEDEITETKWTDDKETLIKIAAIDNGLAFPFKHPDEWRAYPFHWAWLPQAKVPFSEEIRNLVLPHISDMNFVQDLCEDLYELFKTDRRFDKATFERQMSVMRGQILNLTQALRDRRSPVQLVQMPCVIVERSQGGGQGRIVHLSNSFTQTVHCRKPFFSSW, from the exons ATGAAACAGGAGGGCAACTCGGATGCTGAAAAGCCTGAAAATACTTCCATATGGAAGGAGGCGGAGAATAGAGGAGACTTAGGGGAGCATGAAATGATCTTCAGCTATTTGAAGGGCTATCCCTGGGAAGAGAGGA AGTTGAATACATTCTTGGATGATCCAGAATTTGCTGATGTTATATTGAAAGCAGAGCAAGCAATAGAATTTGGAGTTTATCCAGAAAGAATCTCTCAAGGTTCAAGTGGAAGTTACTTCGTGAAGGATCCTAAGAGG aaCATTATTGGTGTGTTTAAACCCAAATCGGAAGAGCCTTATGGTCACCTGAATCCAAAATGGACCAAATACGTCCATAAGGTCTGCTGCCCTTGCTGCTTTGGCAGAGGCTGCCTGCTTCCTAATCAGGGATACCTTTCCGAAGCTGGTGCCTCCCTTGTGGATGAAAAGCTCCATCTGGGCATTGTACCAAAAACAAGG GTGGTTTGGCTCGTCAGTGAGACATTTAACTACAGTGCAATTGACCGTGCAAAATCTAGAGGCAAAAAGTATGCTTTAGAGAAAGTGCCAAAAGTAGGTAGAAAATTTCATCGGATAGGACTTCCTCCTAAG ATTGGTTCCTTTCAGTTATTTGTTGAAGGTTACAAGGAGGCTGAATATTGGCTTAGGAAATTTGAAGCTGACCCTTTGACTGAGAATATTAGAAAACAATTTCAGTCACAGTTTGAAAGATTAGTTATTTTGGATTACCTCATCAGAAATACAG acAGGGGAAATGATAATTGGTTAATCAGATatgaaaaccagaaacaagaaGATGAAATTACG GAAACAAAATGGACTGATGATAAAGAAACGCTTATTAAAATAGCTGCAATTGATAATGgtctagcatttccttttaaaCATCCTGATGAGTGGAGAGCAT atccattTCACTGGGCTTGGCTTCCTCAAGCAAAAGTTCCTTTttctgaagaaataagaaatttagTTCTGCCACATATTTCTGACATGAACTTTGTGCAAGATTTATGTGAAGATCTTTATGAACTTTTTAAG ACTGACAGAAGATTTGACAAAGCCACTTTTGAAAGGCAGATGTCTGTGATGAGGGGTCAG ATCTTAAACCTTACTCAGGCATTGAGAGACAGGAGGAGTCCTGTCCAGCTAGTACAGATGCCTTGTGTGATTGTGGAGCGCAGTCAAGGTGGAGGTCAGGGTCGGATCGTCCACCTCAGCAATTCATTCACCCAGACTGTCCACTGCAGGaagccttttttttcctcctggtag
- the PI4K2B gene encoding phosphatidylinositol 4-kinase type 2-beta isoform X4, which produces MDPSLQPDEVLTETVVPCAFLLSSLCQHELNTFLDDPEFADVILKAEQAIEFGVYPERISQGSSGSYFVKDPKRNIIGVFKPKSEEPYGHLNPKWTKYVHKVCCPCCFGRGCLLPNQGYLSEAGASLVDEKLHLGIVPKTRVVWLVSETFNYSAIDRAKSRGKKYALEKVPKVGRKFHRIGLPPKIGSFQLFVEGYKEAEYWLRKFEADPLTENIRKQFQSQFERLVILDYLIRNTDRGNDNWLIRYENQKQEDEITETKWTDDKETLIKIAAIDNGLAFPFKHPDEWRAYPFHWAWLPQAKVPFSEEIRNLVLPHISDMNFVQDLCEDLYELFKTDRRFDKATFERQMSVMRGQILNLTQALRDRRSPVQLVQMPCVIVERSQGGGQGRIVHLSNSFTQTVHCRKPFFSSW; this is translated from the exons AGTTGAATACATTCTTGGATGATCCAGAATTTGCTGATGTTATATTGAAAGCAGAGCAAGCAATAGAATTTGGAGTTTATCCAGAAAGAATCTCTCAAGGTTCAAGTGGAAGTTACTTCGTGAAGGATCCTAAGAGG aaCATTATTGGTGTGTTTAAACCCAAATCGGAAGAGCCTTATGGTCACCTGAATCCAAAATGGACCAAATACGTCCATAAGGTCTGCTGCCCTTGCTGCTTTGGCAGAGGCTGCCTGCTTCCTAATCAGGGATACCTTTCCGAAGCTGGTGCCTCCCTTGTGGATGAAAAGCTCCATCTGGGCATTGTACCAAAAACAAGG GTGGTTTGGCTCGTCAGTGAGACATTTAACTACAGTGCAATTGACCGTGCAAAATCTAGAGGCAAAAAGTATGCTTTAGAGAAAGTGCCAAAAGTAGGTAGAAAATTTCATCGGATAGGACTTCCTCCTAAG ATTGGTTCCTTTCAGTTATTTGTTGAAGGTTACAAGGAGGCTGAATATTGGCTTAGGAAATTTGAAGCTGACCCTTTGACTGAGAATATTAGAAAACAATTTCAGTCACAGTTTGAAAGATTAGTTATTTTGGATTACCTCATCAGAAATACAG acAGGGGAAATGATAATTGGTTAATCAGATatgaaaaccagaaacaagaaGATGAAATTACG GAAACAAAATGGACTGATGATAAAGAAACGCTTATTAAAATAGCTGCAATTGATAATGgtctagcatttccttttaaaCATCCTGATGAGTGGAGAGCAT atccattTCACTGGGCTTGGCTTCCTCAAGCAAAAGTTCCTTTttctgaagaaataagaaatttagTTCTGCCACATATTTCTGACATGAACTTTGTGCAAGATTTATGTGAAGATCTTTATGAACTTTTTAAG ACTGACAGAAGATTTGACAAAGCCACTTTTGAAAGGCAGATGTCTGTGATGAGGGGTCAG ATCTTAAACCTTACTCAGGCATTGAGAGACAGGAGGAGTCCTGTCCAGCTAGTACAGATGCCTTGTGTGATTGTGGAGCGCAGTCAAGGTGGAGGTCAGGGTCGGATCGTCCACCTCAGCAATTCATTCACCCAGACTGTCCACTGCAGGaagccttttttttcctcctggtag